A region of the Corticium candelabrum chromosome 4, ooCorCand1.1, whole genome shotgun sequence genome:
ATGTCAATTAAGAAAACTAAGAGATGCCGTAATACAGTTTGCCTCTCTAGGAGATGGATAGAACCTCTAGAATAGCACGAAATGTTTCACTCTCAGTTTATCTTTTTGTGTTTCCTCGGATAGAATCTAGCTAGAAACAATGAACAAAAAGTCAGGAAACGTGTTTCGATGGCGCTCGCTAGCTGAGTCCGTGGAAAATGCATGTGTATATGTTATATTAGTTTTAGTCTACCgagactatatatatatatatatatatatatatatatatatatatatatatatatatatatagctgcATGTCTTACAACATGCACAGTCAGCTTAGATTTGCTAAGTTTTAGAAGAGAAATCTCGACTGCTAGTTCGTATACGATGTTTACTTTctctaacttaattaattgtgaaGTTTCTCACCCTCGATCGTGCCATGCAGCATGTTGACTCGATCTCGACCATGTACAACTGCTGCGGATCGAAATTGAGACCACTTCAGAGTCTTCTAGAATAGTGCTCGTAAAAACGGGGTCTAGGTCTTGAACTAGTACGTACTACTATGGTTGCTCAGAATCTAGAAAAATATCAACGTGCAGTCTAACTAACACGAGCAACTCTAGTAGACATCTAGAGACTGACAACTCACGTTCTTCTTTTAAAGATGTCGCAAGACAGTTCTTCGTCGTCGGATGCAGACGGATTGAGTGACCTTAGTAAGTTCGTATTGTAgcaaactatatatatatacacgttGTTCTTTGTGGTTCACACAGCTGGTAACACAATCTTTGTTTACAAATTATTCAAATTCAGATGTGAAGTGTAGCACAAATCTAACGTGCAATATGTATATATCTCAATTATCTAACTGACGTgatttatatttttgtttcaGGAATAGCAACATTATATGCGTTCGAAGAACTGCTGCCGAGCCCGCCACCTGATCGGTTGTTAGAGGAGATCGAATGGTCACCGCATATGGACAGGTTTAGACAGAATGCCAGTATTGCCATGCAGGGCGGTCAACTGGTAACGGTACAAAACATGACTATAGACAATATAGTAGAGCACGCGACATCCACTGAACGCACAATAACCGACTATTGTGTGGAACAAATTGAGGAACAAGCACGGATCACTCTACGTCGACTTGGAACAGGCAATTCAGTGAGTTCAACAGAATTGGGAaggacacacgcacacacacacacacacacacacacacacacacacacacacacacacgcacgcacgcacgcgcacacacgcacgcacacacacgcacgcgcacacatacacacacacacacacacacacacacacacacacacacacacacacacacacacacacacacacacacacacacacacacacacacacacacacacacacacacacgttgcaTGACAGACTCAGGATCGGATCCAGAGGGGACTtaagggggttgaaaccccctcttttccaataggcgtggttcaataattccatacaatttcatataatttcattagaaaagagaaaagtagtaatgctataaataactgctacggtgaaccccctctttcaaaaattcctggatccagCGCTGCAGACTGATGATAATTTGCTAATAATTGCTTTAGTTTTGTTAAAGGATTTCTTATCTAATTGCTTCCTTCTGGTAGGCTCTACTCGCCACTAAGAACTACGTGCCTCTTTTCAGCAAAGGACAAggttgggtgtctgtctgcccagaAGAGACGTACAGATTACTTAGGTTTACATGTCGAGTGATAGCTGAGAGTGACATAATTCTAATATCTGATCACTAAAGTATTAGTAAAGTAATGAGTATAGTAAGTGATTGGTGCCTTTGTAATGAGTATGCGTTAGAACTATTCACGTGACAGTCCACGTGATGTATTTAGATTGCTCGAGATGTACTCGATACAACTCTAGTAGTAACGGTCACTCTGGCAGGGGCGTCGGAACCGACCGGTTTGGTCCGTTCTGGGACGAACAAATATTCAGAAAGTCAACTTTCGCCAGCTGCATAGTGGCACGAACTTCCGGTTCAAGGTATAGGTGAGTAAATAAATTTggcaaataaattatttatcactttttattcatttgttcCTTTCTTGACAAGAAGGACATGAAAAATTAAACACAATAAAAGACAAGCAATCTTGCCTCGATGTACAGACAATCTAGACCCACGTGATAGTCACACCTACCGTTCGTCATGGCAGTCTGCAGTTCCCGTGAATCCGGCGTACTTCCGGCCAAGTTTCATCCTCCGAATTCATTCAAGTGTTCTAATTGCACTTTTGGGTCGACGGGAAAGACACGATCCTTCAGAGTAGAGTGGTGTGAACAGTATGACTGGCTGCGACGTTCAAATGGATGCTGCCTTCTGCCATGTCTGCATGACAGCTGAGCATGAAAAAAGGCTTTTGGCAAGCATCAAGAGAGACGCTGCATTCATTGGTAAAGGATTTTCTTACTGGAGGGATGGGACTACGGCTTTCAAGAAACATGTGACCAGCACCTGCCATAGGGAGGCCATGTGCGGCATGCGTTCCCGGGACTATGGTCTTGATGTTGGAGAGTTACTCTGCACTAAGCACAAGAACGAAAAAGAGGTGAACAGAGCCATGTTCAGAAGGGTTCTACAAAATCTGCGTTTCCTTGCTCACCAAGGTTTGGCTTTTAGAGGACAAGGGCCCCGGTACAGAAAGTAACTTCACTCAGCTTATGCGTATGCGAGCATTAGACTGCCCTGAAGTCCTAGAGTGGataaatagaaagacaaataagTATATGTCTGCTGAAATTCAGAATGATTCCTTGAGTTGATGTCCTTGAACATCTTTCGCGAAATTTGCAGCAGCATTTCGAAGAATGGCTTCTACACCATCATGGCTGACGAATGCACAGACGTGTCTAATAAAGAGCAGTTTACAATCTGCATTAGATGGGTGGATGAAAAGTTGGTTGACCACGAGGATATGATTGGTATGTACAATGTGGATGCCATCGATGCTAATTGTCTGGTTTCAGCTCTTCGGATGTGCTTTTACGTACAGGTTCGAAATTATCACACTGCCTGGGGCAATGTTACGATGGTGCTTCAAACATGACAGGAAGTAGATCTGGTATTGCAACTCAACTCCAGGCTGAGGAAAGTCGAGCTGTGCTCACCCATTGCTATGGGCATTCACTAAATCTGGCAATAGGAGACGCAGTGAAGCAATCGAAGGTGTGCAGAGATGATTTGGACATTGCATTTGAAATCAGTAAGCTGATTTGATTTTCACCTAAGGAATTTGGCACTTGACCGCATAAGGGTGGAAAACCCAACAGATAACGAAGGACCGAATGTGGGAATCAGAGCATTTTGTTCTACTAGGTGGACTGTTCATGGAGAGGCTATTCAGAGCATTAttgacaactatagtattctCAATCAGCTTTGGGATAAGAGTTTAGAAACAAGACTTGATCCAAATGTCAAGGGCAGGATCATTGGTGTTCAAACTCAAATTTCACAATTCAAAATTTTCTTTGAGCTGCATCTCTGCAAGAAGATATTGAAGATCACAGATAACCTCAGTTGAACGCTTCAGAGCCAATCAATGTCTGCAGCAGAAGGCCAAGATATAGCTCAACTGTCCGTACAAACTCTAGAGGGCATGCGGACAGATGAAAGCTTTGCTTTGTTCTCTGATCTTGTCAGCAGTTCTTGTGAGAGCTCCATCGTTAGTGAGCCCGTTCTTCCACGTAAAAGGAAAATTCCTGGTCGATTTCAAGTTGGAATGGGCGAAGCAGTCTACAGTGCCACGGTTGAAGAATACTATATAATTTGGTACTATGAATGCCTTGATCTGGCAATTTCTGGCATTAGGGATCGCTTTAGGCAGCCGGTTTATACCACATACAGTAACGTCGAAAGTCTTCTTATCACTGCTGCCAACAAGGATGATTATGGTGCTTACTTTCAGCAAGTAACCTCATTTTATAAGGATGATATCAATCCTGTACAACTTGATGCACAGTTGCAGAATCTTGGCACGTGGTTTCAACAGATAAGCCACGTCGGGTGTCATTGCAAGATTGCCTCCAGTACCTGAGAAGCCTTTCGGATGCCCAAAGATCATTCTTTAGTGAAGTGTGCTTCCTAGCTCGCCTTATTCTAGTAATGCCTTCAACCAATGCTACCAGTGAGCAGCGTAGCTTTTCTGTTATGAGACAGCTCAAGACATACTTAATTAAGGAGCACCATGAAGCAGCCTAGGCTAAATCATGTTATGCTGTTGCGTATGCACTAAGAGAGACTTGATCGTTTAGACTTAGATATCATTGGCAACGAGTTTGTGAGTGGCAGCCAACACCACCTCCGCATCTTTGGTAATTTTAAGACTGAGTAAGAGGTTATGCATGTGAAAGTAAGTTATACATGTGACGATTTTGCTTTTAGTTGATAATGAAATCAGTTTTTATAAGTATGGCCGCGCCtatctagcgcgcgttaggatGAACCAATGATTTTGCTTCCGACGCCCCTGCTCTGGGCTGCAAGGATAAAGTTATATTGCGTGTTCATTATTGTATGAAAAAACGGCGTCGAGTGTAGCTTgcgtacagtgtacagtgcAGTTTTAACCTTGGAAAGCGTAGTCTCGCGTACACgcaagaaagggtctggctacgcgagactagcatTTATGCGCGTGTGCAGTCCTTTGAACTGTTCTTGGAGCAAACTTCTCAATCGGTCTATTTCGGAATATGAAGGACGAGTTACTTTACGTCAGTTGGAATCAAATGATCCAGTAGGTCGAACATTAGACGTAGGTATAATACTACTACTATCGTAGATATTTTTACTAAGACACAGTCGAATACGAGTACATATACATCATGCATCAGTAGCCGAACACGCGGAGTCTCATATTTTCCCCGAAGGCTAGGACATAGCATCATCTAGTCAACGGCTGGTAGACAGACTGATGCATGGGTGGTCACTAGGCCTCAATCTCTGTgtatttcttttctttttgtgtgtgtattctactttaacttaattaaaagattAGTGCCTTCAGCAAAGTTAGGTATCGGTCTCAGAAGACACTTtcagattgtgtgtgtgcgtgcgtgtgcgtgtgtgtgtgtgtgtgtgtgtgtgtgtgtgtgtgtgtgtgtgtgtgtgtgtgtgtgtgtgtgtgtgtgtgtgcaaatgaTTATAGCAATCATGCATTGCATTCCTGTTCAATCCTTGTGACCATTTGTCTTTCGATCCTCATGACACATTATTTATGCACACTCTATGCATAGTTCTTTGCAGCTGCCAAACCTTCTTTAAAAATTGTGATGTGATGCAAGTATCAATATTGGCCTTAGCTTTGATGGTCAGAAAAGAAAACAGGCAGTTTAGCTGTCATCAAAATACGTAGATTGAGTCACAGGGTCTAATTGAATTAAATTGTTATATGTAGGTATACAATTATGTACTTTAAAGTTATTTatgttatataattaattgtatttaattaattatttttaagaTATGTATAATCATTTTGTCTTAAGTATATTAAAGGAATGGAGGCATaaattttcaatgtttttaTAGTGTATACCAAGTAAATTAGTTGACTACGTTTATACTGTCACAGTTATAAACGCAAAAATTTATTCAGTTCTACACAACTGGATTGTCGTCGCCAAGTtcgtttgttgttttgctcgTACTGCATTTGACGTGCCAATTTGACTTTTCATCATGGATGTCGATGCCGTAGGCTTTTCACTTTTTGACTATAATTGGTAATGACGTACAGTCAGTCTTCTGAGGCGTTTTCGTAAACGGGTTATACGGGATTGTTAATGTGACAGCTCTTGATAGAGGTGTTTTGCGGAGAAATGGCAGCATTTTGTACTCACAGCTCGGTAAGGGTCTGCCATGTATACAAGAAGCATGATTAGTAAtaattgatggacaaacaccatacatacttacatacataatacttacaagaagaagacagacagacagacagacaggcagacagattgttttattgattttaaactttaaagatacaacaagcaaatcttcaaaagtaAATAAAGCTCAGTCCATTactctgttcatcaattcagacagacagtattgacagacagacagacagacagacacactctGCCCAAGTCTTTTCAAGCAAAGTTGAGATGTGTCTCGAGACAGCTGGTGATGCCAAGGACAAGGCTTGTTTAAAGATCAGTTCAAGGAAAGGTAGTGGCTCATGGCTTGAAGCAGTTCCCTCCTCAGAAAAGCTTGCACTTAACCCCAGTGAGTTTCGCTTAGCGGCTCTATTGCGGATGGGTTGCCCAATGCCATTTGGAGGTTGGCTGTCACACTGTGAATGTGGGAAAATTCTCGACAAAGACGGATACCATCTTCTTAGTTGTAAACATGGAGGAGGCCCTATATGACAGCATGATTCTGTTGTGAGTGGATGGTCTGAATGCTTGCGTGAAGTAGGTCTGCACCATAGAAAAGAACCAAGAGACAGATATACGAACAATGATTGCAGGCCCGATATTGTGGTGTTTGACGTTGATGAGGGATCGAACATGACTTAGATGTTGCCTTTGCTCATCCGTGGAGCTCTGAAGTCTTATCAAAATCGGCAGAAGAAGATGGATTCGCGGCTTCAGCAAGGGAGGAGCGAAAGAGGAAGAAATATGCTAAGCTAGCCCTATCCAGTGGAGGTACTACTAGCCCAACACTCGTCCcgttagtctttgaacattgtGGGAGATGGGggcaagaagcagaaagatatTTGAATACTCTTGCGTCCAGAGCAAGGGACTGTGAAGGGAAGAAAAAACATTCTGAGTTTTTCTGCTACTGGAGGAAACGTATAGCTGTAATTGTGCAGAAAGCTAACGCTGGAGTGATACTAGGAAATTGAAGAGGATAATAGGAGGTCAGGGAGATGGGATCATGGGTGAAGATTTAGATGTACAATGTAGTGTgcactagttagttaattacatacagtttagatgtagtttatggtagttaattaagactctTTGCGTTTGATGTAAATGACATAGGTGGTTTTAGCCTTTTAGgtttgagacagacagacagacagacagagagacatacaatagacagacagacagatgtactggcgtcgctgtttgtctatagcattgcaaagatgcaattagtagaaaattaggaagagcaGGACAGTTTAAAAACTCTCTGAACATTGATGAAGCCTTTGTTAATTATAAGTAGTTGGGTTTGTTGTGTGGCCCATTGTGGGCTTTTGGACTGGTGTTtggacaattagactgtaatagtgctgacgtatgaaaatatatgtatcgacagacagacagacaaacagacagacagactgacagacagacagacagacaatcagatagacagacaggcagacagacaacagacacacaaagaaacagacaataatATTATGTCATAACTCACGATCTTCATAAGCTAATTAAGCTGAATACAACAAGTTGGCCaatagacaggtagacagacagacagacagacagacagacagatagatagatagtccgacaggcaaacaggcaagcacaaacacacacacacacacacacacacacacacacacacacacctgtagCTGCTGACATAAACCGAGTGAAGCCCTGACTTGATGGGTGGAAACGCAACTGTACGCACAACTGCAGTTTCCGGAATAAACCCAGTATAACCAGGTGTAGGTCGCAACcttaaacaaacaacaacaaaataattaaataattaattaattaaccgacCGTTTGTTTAGCCGTCGAATGTCTAACATGGATGTCTCCCATGGCAACGCATAGCGCCTCATGACGAGATCTTCACAAGACAACTTGTGACACTGAACGGTCAGTTCCATTGCTCTGTGCGTAGTACTCATGTGTTGGTCTGCTGTTGCTGCGGAATGGCTAATGATGTCCGCACACAAAggcaattgacatgacaactGCAAACACGcaaacattaaattaattaagtaaacgtcaaaatattgaaattgttgataaactataaaaaatatgaaacaaataaataaaataataaaaatataaaaataattttagtaaTACTAagaatatttatatattaaaaaatactgaaaatattaattatttataaagtattataaatattaaataaataaaataataaaaataattttaatagtACTAAAAATAGCATAAAGTACAAAGTCATTCCtactttgttttttatttattacataaatattttgtattctttttgaagaaataggggtcAATACTTCGCAGACaactcatactttacatctgaaatCAATTTCCCACAATTAAATCCTTACTTTACTCTGTTTGCTTCAAGGTGGCTGCTTGGATAGGAGTGAAGTAGGGATCtaattgtgggagattggtttcagatgtaaagtatgaaTACTTGTCTGTGAAAGTATTgacccctatttcttcaagcactagcaTAAAGTATGCAGTcatccctactttgttttttatttagtACATAAATATTTTCATACTCTTGGTTCATGTCCTTTTTAATTGAAACACAGGCTTTGTTACAGTTCATAGTATATTTGAGAATTAATTCCTTAGACTGCTACGTTAAGTCACTCAAGTTTCATGACTAGGCTAAATCGTCAAGTGTTTCAAGTCGTACGGAATGAATGGAGAACTGCAGATCCTGTGAGTGGCTTCGAGAACGGCGAAGATCTCACGAAACTGGCAAGTCGGCACATTGCATGCAACCCTATTACGTCACATTCAGAGAAAGGCGTGGCAAATTTCACAGTAAAAACATTGTCCGAACGTGCTAGCGTCAAAGGGATAGTCAAAGATCATGGCCCCTGCGTAGCTATGCAAGAGGATATAAAAATTGTGGCATTTTATGGAAGCATTTCAAAGCTAGGCTATCCCAAAGTGAAAAtttggattaattaattaatattaactacgGGTGCCATCCCTATCTAGCGCACTCTCAGATACtgaaaatattaaaattattgataagatactaaaaatattaaaaaatttaatcaaaaaataaaataattaatgctaaaatatttatataatactaaaaatatcaaataataaaaatataaaaaggGACttggtactatgagcgcaagattctacatcgtgatgtcagtcctacttgccgcatgtgcagtctAGGCCTAGAAACAGTCGACCaaattgtggcaggctgtagtgctctggtaccgatggactacactgatcaacacaatcaggtggcctccatcattcactgggatgtttgtcgtcattttggggttccagtggagagcagatggtaccagCATCAttctgataggcttgtggagacggatgacattactatgatgtgggataccaacATCCcgactgccaggaagatcaaagccaatcgtccagacatctgtctcagaaataagaagacaaacagttgtcttcttattgatatcagctgtcctgctgatggcaacattggcaagaaacatgctgagaagttggcgaagtacagcgacttgcgagtggagataagccgcatgtggcatggtcgaacactggtggttccggtggtcttgggagcttttggcacagtgcacgcaggtattgcacggtggctggacattattccaggtcatcacaacctgcagcacttacagaaaacagtgcttctgggatgtACTCGGAttcttcgtaaagtcatgtcttctttctagacagccgtgatggtctaagtacttctgaagcagggtttgcttccggtacttgtaatagacttttcaaaccagactgatctggttgagcacgacatgaATAATACTAAAAATACTAATATAATACTAAAAGTATTGAAATAGTTAATGAAATactaaaaatataaaacaataTAATTCATACCACTACAACTGCTAAAAATATTGAAAcagttaataataaataatgataatataAAAATGAATAATACTAAAAATAAAGTGGAAGTCTCTTGGACCAGATCAGGTTTAccgtttctgggtcaagcgcatcacgtgtcttcacgaacttgactcgtaactacaaccccCTGTTTCAGGACCCAGACTCTGTGCTCGATTGGTTATCTCAGGGAGCAAGCACCCTGGtacctaagaatgacaagagtGACCAGGCCAAAATTAACGGCCTAtcatgtgtctatctgttttctGCAAGGCCCTCACCTCAGTCGTCAgacagaggattgcagggcatttggttcagGGAAACCTCATGGTatcggagcagaagggttgtgaGCAGGGTTCCTttagtgcaaaggatcagctgttgattaacaaactgcttaccgaggactgtaagaccaggcacaggagcttgagcatggcttgggtagACTACcggaaagcctatgacagcgtgtcACACAGCTGGTTACTCTAatgtcttcagctgcataagattaGTCCAATgttgtgcaggttcctgtcacgtgtgatgaagagttggaagaCATCGATGGTACTTTCCTACGGGAACGATGCCATCAAGACAAGGCTCGTGCGGATCAGGTGAGGTATTTATCTAAGGTGATTCACTatctcctcttctcttctgtatgacTCTTAACCCTCTCAGCAAGGAGTTACGCAGAACTAGTTACGGCTAGTGGATGAGAACTGGCTGGTGAGACTACCAAACGTCAGCttgtcagtcatctactttacatggatgatctgaagctgtatggcagaaatcctgatcagctgaaagggttgttgcacacggttcgtaccttctttgatgacatccagatgaacttggtctggacaagtgtgctgttgcacactttgtcaacggcaagctctctggacacaattctggggtgacggtaggaaaaatggacaccatcaactgtctggaaccaggtcaagtctacaagaaTTTGGGTGTAGGCGAGAGTAACGGTAtccagcacagcacagcactaTACAGGAGACGCTTCGTCATGAGTACTTTAGCAGAGTGAAGATGGCTCTCCGGAccgagttgtatggtcggaacaagattctagccatcaacgGGTTTGCACGGCCGGTTCTCACTTATggttttggtgtcattcattggaggactacggacctgcagcagcttgattgACGGACCaggaaacttctctctatgcacggtgtccaccatcctgcagCAGACGTTAACCGGCTGTACGCTCCGTGCACCGAGGGCGATTGAGGGTTAtgacagattgagtcgacgtGTCAGTCTTGTATGGTGGGGCTGGACTGTTACCTTCGTGACAGTTCTGATCTCTTTatgcaaatggtacaggaGTGTCGTGGTAGAAGGTATTCTCATTCGATCCAACGCATGTTCcatcagtttactgcacagctgcaggggAGTCTCTCTAAGGACAACAAGTTGCAGAGCCTGCATGGAAGTGCGACATTCTGTCTGGTGGTGTCTTTGAGCCAGCACCTCGACAGATGCGAAACATTTTCATACGTGCAGCGGTTCTCTGCGTGTACAGTCCTGGAGCAGAAAACCTATGCATGgtcagtatcgccgtctcactgagaaaccacctgtggacatgaaagagacctacagatggctgaagtcattgaatcttcctgctgcaactgagagactggttgttgctgctcaagaccaagctcttcggactcggtattATGAGCGCAACGTTCTGCATTgagatgtcagtcccacttgccgcttgtgcagtgtagacatggaaacagttgaccacattgtagcaggctgtagtgccttggcaccgttggactacactgatcgacacaatcaggtggcctccattatccactgggACATTGGtggtcattttggggttcccgtggagagcagatggtacctgCATTATCCTGATAGGATTGTGAGACAGAcaacatcactatgat
Encoded here:
- the LOC134177991 gene encoding zinc finger MYM-type protein 1-like; translation: MADECTDVSNKEQFTICIRWVDEKLVDHEDMIGSKLSHCLGQCYDGASNMTGSRSGIATQLQAEESRAVLTHCYGHSLNLAIGDAVKQSKVCRDDLDIAFEINNEGPNVGIRAFCSTRWTVHGEAIQSIIDNYSILNQLWDKSLETRLDPNVKGRIIGVQTQISQFKIFFELHLCKKILKITDNLS
- the LOC134178980 gene encoding uncharacterized protein LOC134178980, whose translation is MDCWQEIASVWNEKQPTETERLSESMDSYRSQQTQAKKESSEISSEQEVNNKELSCQLPLCADIISHSAATADQHMSTTHRAMELTVQCHKLSCEDLVMRRYALPWETSMLRPTPGYTGFIPETAVVRTVAFPPIKSGLHSVYVSSYRPLPSCEYKMLPFLRKTPLSRAVTLTIPYNPFTKTPQKTDCTSLPIIVKK